In Perca fluviatilis chromosome 11, GENO_Pfluv_1.0, whole genome shotgun sequence, the following proteins share a genomic window:
- the fam110b gene encoding protein FAM110B, whose translation MPTETLAPALPDSKAAGPATAFSSTVPLRILNKGPDYFRRQVEPNPKRLSAVERLEADKAKYVKSQEVINAKQEPIKPPVMAKPPAGHTLLAKRGSGISGGGNGGGIPFKASNNNAKSDTCATSSGSSKRENLNLEILKNLLNSSSSSGAGSEGLGGGAKSAVLMRSSGGMARSWTPSGMPLTYRSTMALNEQPPELAPSPSTSHSLRSFSHSLKVPPINGGGRRSPQPGGNLNLSRRGEGIIDRSRSPLPPLLTSHSSSDLLRLCNGKPLRAARSSSSSAPPLPPKPNPTSLPPPALSLSLPPPRPTPSPSLCDNVTPQSLPCDFGGPSHISTDANVELELGSSVARRSSLHRSKSDLSDRYARAGADVERFFNYCGLDPEELEAVGPENFARANSDIVSLNFRSASMISSDCDRSRRSSNDGLSDGEEDEEEEAGERVPYGISAVERNARVIKWLYSIKQARETQKVSHV comes from the exons ATGCCGACAGAGACACTGGCTCCAGCCCTGCCAGATAGCAAGGCCGCCGGCCCCGCGACGGCCTTCAGTTCCACCGTACCCCTCCGCATCCTCAACAAGGGCCCTGACTACTTCAGGAGacag GTGGAACCTAACCCAAAGCGTCTCAGTGCTGTTGAGAGACTAGAAGCTGACAAGGCCAAGTATGTCAAGAGCCAGGAAGTTATCAATGCCAAGCAGGAGCCAATAAAACCACCCGTGATGGCTAAGCCTCCTGCCGGTCATACCCTCCTGGCCAAGAGAGGCTCTGGGATTAGTGGAGGAGGAAATGGAGGCGGGATACCTTTCAAAGCATCCAATAACAACGCAAAGTCGGACACATGTGCAAcaagcagcggcagcagcaaaCGGGAGAATTTAAATCTGGAGATCCTTAAAAATCTGCTAAACTCATCGTCCTCTTCAGGAGCGGGATCTGAAGGACTAGGAGGTGGAGCTAAGAGTGCTGTGTTGATGAGGTCATCAGGGGGAATGGCCAGGAGTTGGACGCCATCAGG GATGCCGTTAACCTACCGATCTACAATGGCGCTTAATGAGCAACCGCCAGAACTAGCTCCCAGTCCGAGCACCTCCCACTCCCTCCGGTCCTTCTCCCATTCCCTGAAGGTTCCTCCGATCAACGGCGGGGGACGCCGCAGCCCACAACCGGGAGGAAACCTCAACCTCAGCAGACGAGGTGAAGGAATCATCGACCGTTCTCGCTCCCCGCTGCCGCCGCTTCTCACCTCCCACTCCTCGTCCGACCTCCTGCGGCTCTGCAACGGCAAGCCCCTTCGCGCGGCCCGATCCAGCAGCTCCTCAGCTCCGCCCCTCCCTCCAAAACCCAAccccacctccctccctcctcccgcgCTTTCCTTGTCGCTGCCTCCCCCTCGTCCAActccatccccctctctctgtgaCAACGTCACCCCTCAGTCGCTACCTTGTGATTTCGGAGGCCCTTCCCATATCTCAACCGATGCCAATGTGGAGCTCGAGCTTGGTTCATCCGTGGCTCGTCGCTCGTCGCTGCACAGATCTAAATCGGACCTGTCGGACCGGTACGCCCGGGCCGGAGCTGACGTGGAACGCTTTTTTAACTACTGCGGCCTGGACCCAGAGGAGCTGGAGGCGGTCGGTCCGGAGAACTTTGCGCGGGCCAACTCGGACATCGTCAGCCTGAACTTCCGATCCGCTTCTATGATCTCGTCTGACTGCGACCGGTCGCGGCGATCGTCCAACGACGGGCTGTCGGACGGGgaagaggacgaggaggaggaggccggAGAGCGTGTTCCGTACGGCATCTCGGCCGTGGAGCGAAACGCGAGAGTCATCAAGTGGCTGTACAGCATCAAACAGGCGAGAGAGACGCAGAAAGTCTCTCACGTTTAG